In one window of Xiphophorus hellerii strain 12219 chromosome 23, Xiphophorus_hellerii-4.1, whole genome shotgun sequence DNA:
- the efemp2a gene encoding EGF-containing fibulin-like extracellular matrix protein 2a isoform X2, which produces MQGICASVLCVCICVSALLRSAISQSHIKTYTNTECTDGYHWDPLTEHCKDINECETIPDACKGEMKCFNHYGGYLCLPRSASVIPAPEPSITPTPAFNPCPPGYEPHGDSCVDIDECERDEHDCQPSQQCTNTLGAFNCQCPRGYSKVGTECIDIDECRFRYCQHRCVNVPGSFSCQCEPGFQVGGNNRSCVDVNECEMGAPCSQRCFNTYGTFMCRCDQGYELGPDGFTCNDIDECRSSSYHCQFRCVNEPGKFSCVCPEGYQLVGTRMCQDINECETGEHQCSDTQTCVNIHGRYQCVDANRCQEPYVHNSDNVCVCPNNKPACKDLPYSVVHRYMTITSERSAPSDIFLIQTTSFLTGSFNTFRIRSGDDNRDFYIRQTNNYSAMLVLARAVSGPREYTLDLEMLSIHPVLSHRSRSVLRLSVFVGPYTF; this is translated from the exons GAATGCACAGATGGGTATCACTGGGACCCCCTGACTGAGCATTGCAAAG ACATAAACGAGTGCGAGACCATTCCAGATGCCTGCAAAGGAGAGATGAAGTGCTTCAACCACTATGGCGGCTACCTGTGCCTCCCCCGCTCTGCGTCGGTCATCCCCGCTCCGGAGCCCTCCATCACCCCCACCCCGGCCTTTAACCCTTGCCCTCCGGGCTATGAGCCGCATGGAGACAGCTGCGTGG ATATCGATGAGTGTGAGCGAGACGAGCACGACTGCCAGCCCAGCCAGCAGTGTACCAACACGCTGGGCGCCTTCAACTGCCAGTGCCCCCGTGGCTACAGCAAGGTCGGCACGGAGTGCATCG ACATAGACGAGTGCAGGTTCAGGTACTGCCAGCATCGTTGCGTCAACGTCCCCGGATCCTTCTCCTGTCAGTGCGAGCCGGGCTTCCAGGTGGGAGGGAACAACCGATCCTGCGTGG atgtAAATGAGTGTGAGATGGGCGCCCCCTGCTCTCAGCGGTGTTTCAACACCTACGGCACCTTCATGTGTCGCTGCGATCAGGGATACGAACTCGGGCCTGACGGGTTTACCTGCAACG ACATCGATGAGTGCAGGTCCTCCAGCTACCACTGCCAGTTCCGCTGCGTCAACGAACCCGGGAAGTTCTCGTGTGTGTGCCCTGAGGGATACCAGCTGGTGGGCACCAGGATGTGCCAAG ATATAAACGAATGCGAAACAGGCGAGCATCAGTGCAGCGACACGCAGACGTGCGTCAACATCCACGGCCGCTACCAGTGTGTGGACGCCAACCGCTGCCAAGAGCCGTATGTCCACAACTCGGACAA CGTCTGCGTGTGCCCGAACAACAAGCCTGCCTGCAAAGACTTGCCTTACAGCGTGGTCCACCGGTACATGACCATCACCTCGGAGCGCTCCGCCCCCTCAGACATATTCCTGATCCAGACCACCAGCTTCCTGACCGGATCCTTCAACACCTTCCGCATCCGGTCCGGAGACGACAACAGGGACTTTTACATCAGG CAAACCAATAACTACAGCGCCATGCTGGTTCTGGCCCGGGCCGTGTCGGGCCCCAGGGAGTACACGTTGGACCTGGAGATGCTGTCGATTCACCCTGTGCTCAGCCATCGCAGCAGGTCCGTCCTCAGACTTTCCGTCTTTGTTGGGCCGTACACCTTCTGA